The Methylomarinum vadi genome has a window encoding:
- the rsmH gene encoding 16S rRNA (cytosine(1402)-N(4))-methyltransferase RsmH, which yields MEHLPVLFEEALHFLKIEADGWYLDCTFGRGGHSRGILQQLDESGRLLAIDRDVEAIESVNAQELQKDKRFVLYHGRFSELTKAVELYDAVGKVRGVLMDLGVSSPQLDTADRGFSFLQDGPLDMRMDGSAGMTAAQWLAEVEENELSKVLFEYGEERFARKIARTIVERRQREALRTTLQLARLIEDVIPYREKHKHPATRTFQAIRIALNQELQEIEEGLEQAVQVLAPGGRLVVISFHSLEDRIVKRFIRAESGRKFNPGRLPVLERDIEQGRLKTIDKAIRAGQEELRRNPRARSAVMRVAEKR from the coding sequence ATGGAGCATTTGCCGGTCTTATTTGAAGAAGCGTTGCATTTTCTAAAAATAGAAGCCGATGGCTGGTATCTGGACTGCACCTTTGGGCGAGGCGGTCATAGCCGCGGGATTCTACAGCAATTGGACGAGTCCGGCCGTTTGCTGGCAATCGACCGTGACGTCGAGGCGATTGAGTCGGTTAATGCGCAAGAATTGCAGAAAGACAAACGATTCGTGCTGTACCATGGCCGTTTTTCCGAATTGACCAAGGCTGTCGAACTGTATGACGCCGTTGGCAAGGTGAGGGGCGTCTTGATGGACTTGGGAGTGTCCTCGCCGCAATTGGACACCGCCGATCGGGGATTTAGTTTTTTACAGGATGGGCCGTTGGACATGCGCATGGACGGGAGCGCCGGCATGACTGCCGCGCAATGGTTGGCCGAAGTCGAGGAAAATGAATTAAGTAAAGTGTTGTTCGAGTACGGCGAGGAAAGGTTCGCCCGAAAAATAGCCCGGACGATTGTCGAAAGAAGACAGCGGGAGGCGTTAAGGACGACCCTGCAGTTAGCTAGGTTGATCGAGGATGTCATTCCCTATCGGGAAAAGCATAAGCATCCGGCAACCCGCACGTTTCAAGCGATCAGAATAGCACTTAACCAAGAATTGCAGGAGATTGAAGAAGGCCTCGAGCAAGCGGTACAAGTGTTGGCGCCGGGAGGGCGCTTGGTGGTGATTTCTTTTCATTCGCTGGAAGACAGGATCGTCAAGCGCTTTATTCGAGCCGAATCCGGGCGAAAATTCAACCCCGGCAGACTACCGGTTTTGGAGCGGGATATCGAACAGGGGCGATTGAAAACGATAGACAAGGCAATCCGCGCCGGACAGGAAGAGTTGCGGCGCAATCCGCGGGCGCGCAGCGCGGTAATGCGGGTGGCAGAGAAGCGTTAA
- the ftsL gene encoding cell division protein FtsL: protein MAVSKKTLLAGLSLILLMSALAVIFSKYQSRRIFIEIQKMERELDRYEVEWGRLQLELTMLTEENRVEIEARNRLKLIMPERDKIIYIKP from the coding sequence ATGGCGGTATCGAAAAAGACTCTGTTAGCCGGTTTGAGTCTGATTTTGTTGATGTCCGCGCTAGCGGTGATCTTCAGCAAATACCAGTCGCGCCGGATATTTATCGAAATACAGAAAATGGAGCGGGAGCTGGACCGCTACGAGGTTGAATGGGGGCGTCTGCAACTGGAATTGACCATGCTGACGGAAGAAAACCGGGTCGAGATCGAGGCGCGGAACAGGCTGAAACTGATCATGCCGGAACGGGACAAGATTATTTATATAAAACCGTAA
- the mraY gene encoding phospho-N-acetylmuramoyl-pentapeptide-transferase, whose protein sequence is MLLYLTDYLMQFDGGFRVFQYLTFRAILGALTALMISFMVGPVMIRKLTRNKIGQSVREDGPESHYGKAGTPTMGGALILVAIAVSTLLWGDLENRYIWVVLFVTMSHGLIGFIDDYRKVALGNSDGLSARAKYFWQSVVALSAAVFLFLTAQVPAETQFIVPFFKDVMLNMGWFYIVLTYFVIVGSSNAVNLTDGLDGLAIMPTVMIAAALAIFAYLSGHVDFAQYLAIPYLPESGELVVFCTALVGAGLGFLWFNAYPAMVFMGDVGALALGAALGIMAVLVRQEIVLMIMGGVFVGETVSVIIQVVSYKMRGKRVFLMAPIHHHYELKGWPEPRIIVRFWIITVILVLIGLATLKLR, encoded by the coding sequence ATGTTACTTTATTTAACCGATTATTTAATGCAATTCGATGGCGGCTTCAGGGTATTCCAGTACCTGACCTTCAGGGCTATCTTGGGCGCGCTGACGGCATTGATGATTTCCTTTATGGTTGGTCCGGTTATGATCAGAAAACTGACCCGCAACAAGATCGGTCAGAGTGTGCGGGAGGATGGACCGGAAAGCCATTATGGTAAAGCCGGTACGCCGACCATGGGCGGCGCCTTGATTCTAGTCGCCATCGCCGTCAGCACGCTGCTGTGGGGCGATCTGGAAAACCGCTATATCTGGGTGGTTTTATTCGTCACGATGAGCCACGGTTTGATCGGTTTTATCGACGATTACCGCAAGGTTGCGCTGGGCAATAGCGATGGTTTGTCGGCGCGGGCCAAGTATTTCTGGCAGTCGGTTGTCGCGCTCAGCGCCGCCGTTTTTTTGTTCCTGACGGCCCAGGTGCCGGCCGAAACGCAATTCATCGTGCCGTTTTTCAAAGACGTCATGCTCAATATGGGCTGGTTTTACATCGTTCTGACGTATTTCGTTATCGTCGGCAGCAGTAATGCGGTCAATCTGACCGACGGTCTGGACGGTTTGGCGATCATGCCCACCGTCATGATCGCGGCGGCCTTGGCGATTTTCGCCTATCTCTCCGGCCATGTCGATTTCGCCCAGTATTTGGCGATCCCTTATTTACCGGAATCCGGTGAATTGGTGGTTTTTTGCACGGCGCTGGTCGGGGCCGGCCTGGGTTTTTTGTGGTTCAACGCCTATCCCGCGATGGTGTTCATGGGCGATGTCGGCGCCCTGGCCTTGGGCGCGGCACTGGGCATCATGGCGGTGTTGGTGCGTCAGGAAATCGTATTGATGATCATGGGCGGCGTGTTCGTGGGAGAAACCGTTTCGGTCATCATTCAGGTGGTGTCCTACAAGATGCGCGGTAAACGGGTGTTTTTGATGGCGCCTATTCATCATCATTATGAATTGAAAGGCTGGCCCGAACCCAGAATCATCGTCCGTTTCTGGATTATCACGGTGATTCTGGTCTTGATCGGCCTGGCAACGTTGAAGCTGAGATGA
- a CDS encoding UDP-N-acetylmuramoyl-tripeptide--D-alanyl-D-alanine ligase: MKLMLSEIAGAVQGRLVGEDCSIDTVSIDTRTLRKKDLYVAIKGEHFDGHDFVEKAEQAGAAALIVGRRMETQLPQVLVADSRLALAEMAGFWRRRLPVKVAGVTGSNGKTTVKEMIAAILSLNDEVLSTQGNLNNDIGVPLTLLRLHEKHRYAVIEMGANHPGEIGYTSRYAKPDVAVITNVGAAHIEGFGDLQGVAAAKGDIVESLGDKGVAVLNRDDEYFPYWQQLAGSRQIVSFGLHETADVRADNIRTGINGHEFETTFDLWTATDRLPLRLKLAGTHNVVNALAAAAVCIQFDIGLPQIRDGLADMRPVTGRLQPLVSHLGNIVIDDSYNANPTSLKAALEVLVQCGGEPWLVLGAFGELGPDSIRLHREIGELCKAMNIVRLLATGPDARHCVDAFGEGATFFVTQEELIAALQQQLTGRETLLIKGSRARKMENVAAALVENFRA, translated from the coding sequence ATGAAGTTGATGTTAAGTGAGATAGCGGGCGCAGTCCAAGGTAGATTGGTTGGGGAAGACTGCTCCATTGACACCGTCAGCATCGACACCCGTACATTGCGGAAAAAAGACTTGTACGTCGCCATCAAGGGAGAACATTTCGACGGCCATGATTTCGTCGAAAAGGCGGAACAAGCCGGCGCAGCGGCTTTGATTGTCGGTCGGCGGATGGAGACGCAACTTCCGCAAGTGCTGGTGGCTGATAGCCGTTTGGCGTTGGCGGAAATGGCGGGATTTTGGCGTCGCCGCTTGCCAGTGAAAGTGGCAGGCGTGACCGGAAGTAACGGTAAAACGACGGTTAAGGAAATGATCGCCGCGATTTTGTCGCTGAATGACGAGGTGCTGTCTACTCAGGGAAATTTGAACAACGATATCGGTGTGCCGTTGACCTTGCTGAGATTGCACGAAAAACATCGTTACGCCGTGATCGAAATGGGCGCCAATCATCCAGGCGAGATCGGCTATACCAGCCGCTATGCCAAACCCGATGTGGCCGTCATTACCAATGTCGGTGCAGCGCATATCGAGGGCTTCGGCGATTTGCAAGGGGTCGCGGCGGCTAAAGGGGATATCGTCGAGAGTTTGGGCGACAAAGGAGTCGCCGTATTGAACCGGGACGATGAATATTTCCCCTATTGGCAACAGTTGGCGGGTAGCCGCCAGATCGTCTCGTTCGGTTTGCATGAAACCGCCGATGTGCGGGCCGACAACATCCGTACCGGGATCAACGGACACGAGTTCGAAACGACGTTCGATTTGTGGACTGCAACTGACAGACTGCCGCTGCGCTTGAAACTGGCGGGTACCCATAATGTGGTAAACGCTCTGGCTGCCGCTGCCGTTTGCATTCAGTTCGATATCGGTTTGCCGCAGATTAGGGATGGGCTGGCCGATATGCGACCGGTGACCGGTCGCTTGCAACCACTGGTCAGCCATTTGGGGAACATCGTCATCGACGATAGTTACAATGCTAATCCGACCTCATTGAAGGCGGCGTTGGAGGTGTTGGTTCAGTGTGGCGGCGAGCCTTGGCTGGTGCTGGGCGCGTTTGGCGAATTAGGTCCGGACAGCATCAGGTTGCATCGGGAAATCGGCGAACTGTGTAAAGCGATGAATATTGTACGCTTGCTTGCGACTGGCCCTGATGCCCGGCATTGTGTCGATGCCTTTGGCGAAGGGGCCACATTTTTTGTGACCCAGGAAGAATTGATCGCGGCATTGCAACAACAGCTGACCGGACGGGAAACACTCTTAATAAAAGGTTCGCGCGCGCGCAAGATGGAAAACGTAGCGGCTGCGCTGGTGGAGAATTTCAGAGCATAA
- the mraZ gene encoding division/cell wall cluster transcriptional repressor MraZ, with the protein MFRGISTINLDTKGRITIPTRYRPELQDCCERQMVVTVAVDEKCVGEQGCLWLYPLPEWERLEHTISKLPTLNKMAGKLRRFVIGNASECEMDNQGRLLLPEKLRKFASMDKHIVLVGQLNKFEIWNEEAWQAKEDEWLSGDDSEGLEDLDSLSF; encoded by the coding sequence TTGTTTCGTGGTATCAGCACAATCAATTTAGATACGAAAGGTCGTATCACGATTCCGACTCGCTATCGGCCGGAATTGCAGGATTGTTGCGAGCGGCAAATGGTCGTGACCGTGGCGGTCGATGAAAAATGCGTCGGTGAGCAAGGGTGTTTGTGGCTTTATCCGTTGCCGGAATGGGAGCGGTTGGAACATACCATCAGCAAGTTGCCGACGCTAAATAAAATGGCGGGTAAATTGCGCCGCTTTGTCATCGGCAATGCCTCCGAATGTGAAATGGACAATCAAGGACGCCTGTTGTTGCCTGAGAAATTAAGAAAATTTGCTTCCATGGATAAACATATCGTGCTGGTTGGGCAACTGAATAAATTCGAAATCTGGAACGAAGAAGCCTGGCAAGCCAAGGAAGACGAGTGGTTGAGTGGCGATGACAGCGAAGGTTTGGAAGACTTGGATTCATTGTCGTTTTAA
- a CDS encoding penicillin-binding protein activator, giving the protein MMTRHRLTCCFFGLALLSACTPVPTQNQLFLEQAAEADNLMSAGQHKQAARLYQNLAESQPTRQNQFRLLAARALVRSGDHDKAKQYADSIDPAGLSEQQRQQLNLVYAQINLSHGNAEQALHRLQLVRPDLLHSEDRKGFYQSEAFAYSLTGDLLASAKARIQLSELLTAPQEINENNAAILETLSLLPRQALILNQPPAPDILGGWMALANLLQQRPSDNVEFSDELLRWRRNFPTHPANSGFLQAYLQKPHHAFKQPSAIAILLPESGPYAQAGKAIREGFMAAYYQQQNNAPQPTIRFYDSHQGHPITLYDQAVANGAELIIGPLEKDNIAALAAGSELNVPVLALNHVDNLSKSNLFQFGLSPIDEARQLAAKAWQEGHQKILILTPRGEQGERIANYLAEAWLQADGTVLATQSFNANEHDFSYPIQHILNLDESERRYRQLRNLLGRNLKYTPRRRHDVDAIFINAYPVTARSLNPQLRFYHAVDVPVYAMPQLYSGVPNPSQDIDLNNITFCDIPWLFPSAYQGELNQEALRNSWQQFPNVYLRLIALGIDAYNLVSHLDKLDTAKYHGATGDLLLNGENRITRQLICAKFTDGIPVVTGFTDPASEDYQSIATDEPSPSPSDSPASDAR; this is encoded by the coding sequence ATGATGACCCGCCATCGCTTGACGTGCTGCTTTTTCGGCCTCGCCCTGTTATCTGCCTGCACCCCCGTTCCAACACAGAACCAGTTGTTTCTCGAACAAGCGGCGGAAGCGGACAATTTGATGTCCGCCGGCCAACACAAACAGGCAGCCCGATTGTATCAGAATCTGGCGGAAAGCCAGCCGACCAGGCAAAACCAATTTCGCCTGCTCGCGGCGCGGGCACTGGTCCGCTCGGGAGACCATGACAAGGCAAAACAATATGCCGACAGCATCGACCCGGCCGGCTTGTCGGAACAACAACGGCAACAACTGAACCTGGTGTATGCCCAAATCAACCTAAGCCATGGCAACGCGGAACAGGCTTTGCACCGACTACAACTGGTCCGTCCCGACCTGTTGCACAGCGAAGACCGCAAAGGCTTTTATCAATCGGAAGCGTTTGCCTATTCTTTGACCGGCGACCTGTTGGCCAGCGCCAAAGCCCGCATACAATTAAGCGAATTACTGACTGCCCCCCAAGAAATCAACGAAAACAACGCCGCCATTCTAGAAACCCTCAGCTTATTGCCTCGACAAGCACTGATATTAAACCAACCCCCAGCCCCAGACATTTTGGGCGGATGGATGGCATTGGCCAATTTGTTGCAACAGCGCCCCAGCGACAACGTCGAATTCTCCGATGAATTGCTTCGCTGGCGGCGTAATTTCCCCACTCACCCGGCTAACAGCGGTTTCCTGCAAGCCTATCTGCAAAAACCACACCATGCTTTTAAACAACCCTCCGCCATTGCCATTCTGCTACCGGAATCAGGGCCGTATGCACAAGCCGGCAAAGCCATACGCGAAGGCTTCATGGCGGCTTACTATCAGCAACAAAACAATGCACCGCAGCCGACGATCCGCTTTTACGATAGCCATCAAGGCCACCCCATCACGCTTTACGACCAGGCCGTCGCCAACGGCGCCGAACTCATCATCGGCCCCTTGGAAAAAGACAACATTGCCGCGTTGGCTGCCGGCAGCGAATTGAACGTCCCGGTGCTAGCGCTGAATCATGTCGACAATCTCAGCAAGAGCAATCTTTTCCAATTCGGCTTGAGCCCCATTGATGAAGCCCGACAACTTGCCGCCAAAGCCTGGCAGGAGGGCCACCAAAAAATCCTGATCCTGACGCCACGAGGAGAACAAGGCGAACGCATCGCCAATTATCTAGCGGAGGCCTGGCTACAGGCGGACGGCACAGTACTGGCAACACAATCCTTCAATGCCAACGAACATGACTTTTCCTATCCGATCCAACACATTCTTAATCTGGACGAAAGCGAAAGGCGTTACCGGCAATTACGCAACCTATTGGGAAGAAACCTGAAATATACCCCAAGAAGACGCCACGATGTCGATGCCATCTTCATCAACGCCTACCCGGTCACGGCCCGCTCATTGAATCCTCAATTGCGTTTCTATCATGCCGTCGATGTGCCGGTTTACGCCATGCCCCAATTATATAGCGGCGTCCCCAATCCCTCCCAGGACATCGATCTCAATAACATCACTTTTTGCGATATCCCTTGGCTGTTTCCCTCCGCTTATCAAGGAGAACTCAACCAGGAAGCCCTGCGCAACAGTTGGCAGCAATTTCCCAATGTTTATTTGCGCCTGATCGCCCTCGGCATCGACGCTTACAACCTGGTATCACACCTCGACAAACTCGATACGGCAAAATACCACGGCGCGACCGGCGACCTGTTGTTGAATGGTGAAAACCGCATTACACGCCAATTAATCTGTGCAAAATTCACGGACGGCATTCCAGTCGTAACGGGTTTTACCGATCCGGCCAGCGAGGACTATCAAAGCATCGCGACCGACGAACCATCTCCATCACCCTCTGATTCTCCCGCCTCCGATGCTCGATAA
- a CDS encoding UDP-N-acetylmuramoyl-L-alanyl-D-glutamate--2,6-diaminopimelate ligase: protein MKLAELLAGIVEAPVELEVSGLALDSRLVKPGFAFIAVNGASQHGMAHVDQAVRNGAAAVIYEPAGGGRERAERLRHAVLLPIPDLSEKLGLLAARFYQWPSRAMTMIGVTGTNGKTSCSQFLTQVLPECAVIGTMGWGSWARLRDTLNTTPDALTLQDILQQLCDEGKKTVVMEVSSHGLEQGRVNGITFNGALFTNLSRDHLDYHGSMEEYLAAKIRLFKWPGLEFAVLNLDDDYTAEILGAIGPDVETWGFTTKAVDQTGMEVVRAQNIVHRMNGIRFDACWRERKVRIVTSIAGSFNLENLLAVLTVLLALKMPLEQAAKRLAELQPVSGRMENFGGYDRPAVFVDYAHSPDALEKLLAGLKPHCRGKLRVVFGCGGDRDKGKRAQMGAAAERWADDVVLTDDNPRTEKPEAIVNDILAGCGSDKVAVIHDRKQAIETVVNRAQQEDCIVVAGKGHEHYQEVKGVRLPFSDQQVVRQALAGWNGKR, encoded by the coding sequence ATGAAACTGGCTGAATTACTGGCGGGAATAGTGGAAGCCCCTGTCGAATTGGAGGTATCCGGACTGGCATTGGATAGCCGTTTGGTTAAGCCTGGATTTGCGTTTATTGCGGTCAATGGTGCATCGCAGCACGGTATGGCGCATGTGGATCAGGCAGTGCGCAATGGCGCCGCGGCCGTGATTTACGAGCCTGCCGGTGGCGGCAGGGAACGGGCCGAACGCTTGAGGCATGCGGTGTTGCTGCCGATTCCGGATTTATCGGAAAAATTGGGCTTGTTGGCGGCGCGTTTCTATCAGTGGCCGTCGCGAGCCATGACGATGATAGGCGTGACCGGCACCAACGGTAAAACCAGTTGCAGCCAGTTTTTAACTCAGGTGCTGCCGGAATGCGCTGTGATAGGTACGATGGGCTGGGGAAGCTGGGCTCGGTTGCGGGACACCCTCAACACCACACCGGATGCATTGACGTTACAGGATATCTTGCAGCAACTATGCGACGAAGGAAAAAAAACGGTGGTCATGGAAGTGTCATCGCATGGTTTGGAACAAGGGCGAGTCAATGGCATTACCTTCAATGGGGCGTTGTTTACCAACTTGAGCCGTGACCATCTGGATTACCATGGCTCGATGGAAGAATATTTGGCCGCCAAAATCCGCTTGTTTAAGTGGCCTGGATTGGAATTTGCCGTGTTGAATCTAGATGATGACTACACGGCTGAGATTTTAGGAGCGATTGGGCCCGATGTGGAAACCTGGGGCTTTACCACAAAAGCTGTCGATCAAACAGGGATGGAAGTGGTTCGGGCGCAGAATATCGTCCACAGGATGAACGGCATTCGTTTCGATGCGTGTTGGCGGGAACGGAAAGTACGGATCGTTACCTCGATTGCCGGCAGTTTTAATTTGGAAAATTTGCTGGCGGTATTGACGGTGTTGTTGGCCTTGAAGATGCCATTGGAGCAGGCGGCTAAGAGATTGGCGGAATTGCAACCGGTTTCCGGACGTATGGAAAATTTCGGTGGTTACGACAGGCCGGCGGTGTTCGTCGACTATGCCCATAGTCCTGATGCCTTGGAAAAATTACTGGCGGGATTGAAGCCGCATTGCCGGGGCAAGTTGCGTGTCGTGTTCGGCTGTGGCGGCGATCGGGATAAGGGAAAACGCGCGCAAATGGGGGCCGCGGCCGAACGGTGGGCTGATGATGTCGTACTGACCGACGACAATCCGCGCACGGAGAAGCCGGAGGCGATAGTAAATGATATTTTAGCCGGGTGCGGCAGCGATAAAGTGGCTGTCATCCATGATCGGAAGCAGGCAATAGAAACAGTGGTAAATCGGGCACAACAGGAAGATTGTATTGTCGTTGCCGGCAAGGGCCATGAACATTATCAGGAAGTCAAAGGTGTCCGGTTGCCGTTTAGTGATCAACAAGTGGTTAGGCAAGCGCTGGCCGGGTGGAATGGTAAACGATGA
- a CDS encoding peptidoglycan D,D-transpeptidase FtsI family protein, protein MLIDKGANKNRKRTSDFAVRRKLLLGMMLCGMFALAVRAVDLQVFNKEFLQQQAQRQHVAAVVVPAYRGQIKDRHGEPLAISTPVQSVWANPRQIRADDNEKIAQIGKLLDLSDKKLRSLLSKKSGRRFFYLKRRINPDLAMQIKGLEVDGIYFEKEFKRFYPAGEVSGHLVGFTDIDDVGQEGMERVYEASLRGLAGKKHVIKDGKGQIIKDVENIAEPVTGQDLTLTIDQRIQYLAYRELQASFIEHQAHAASLVVLDARSGEVLAAVNQPAFNPNTRKGLSGRFYRNRAIVDVFEPGSTVKPFVIAAALDGGYARLNEEIETHGFYRVGRNLVRDIHNYGTLDLTHVLKKSSNVAVSKIALRMPPEYFWTVYHKLGFGSAAGVGFPGEASGSLQDFQQWNSFEQATMSFGYGLSTSLLQLARAYTALADDGVVHSATLLPRDEDYEARRVFSAATAKRVREMLEHVIKKDGTAYRARVDGYRVAGKTGTVKKAAAGGYADNRYLSVFVGLAPVSDPRFVIAVMVDEPSAGGYYGGLVAAPVFSKVMAGALRVYGVAPDQEDTMPVLLTQR, encoded by the coding sequence ATGCTGATTGACAAAGGGGCAAATAAAAACAGGAAACGGACAAGCGATTTTGCGGTAAGGCGAAAATTGTTATTGGGCATGATGCTTTGCGGCATGTTCGCGCTGGCGGTGAGGGCAGTGGATTTGCAAGTATTCAACAAGGAATTTTTGCAACAACAGGCCCAGCGCCAACATGTCGCTGCCGTCGTAGTGCCGGCGTATCGGGGGCAAATCAAGGACCGTCACGGCGAGCCGTTGGCGATCAGCACGCCGGTGCAATCGGTCTGGGCCAATCCTCGGCAAATCCGGGCCGATGATAACGAAAAAATAGCCCAAATCGGTAAGTTATTGGATTTGTCGGATAAAAAACTGCGTTCCTTGTTGAGCAAGAAATCGGGGCGGCGCTTTTTTTATTTAAAACGGCGCATCAATCCGGACCTGGCGATGCAAATCAAGGGATTGGAAGTCGATGGGATCTATTTTGAAAAAGAATTTAAGCGTTTCTATCCGGCCGGAGAGGTTTCCGGACATTTAGTCGGTTTTACCGACATCGACGATGTCGGCCAGGAAGGTATGGAACGTGTTTATGAAGCCAGTTTACGCGGCTTAGCAGGGAAAAAACATGTCATTAAGGACGGCAAAGGGCAGATCATCAAGGATGTGGAAAATATCGCCGAGCCAGTAACGGGGCAAGATTTGACGTTGACGATAGATCAACGGATTCAATACCTGGCTTATCGGGAATTGCAGGCCTCTTTTATCGAGCATCAGGCGCATGCGGCATCGTTGGTGGTTTTGGACGCCCGAAGCGGCGAGGTTTTGGCGGCGGTTAATCAGCCGGCATTCAATCCCAATACACGCAAGGGATTGAGCGGCCGTTTTTATCGCAATCGGGCGATTGTGGATGTTTTCGAGCCAGGGTCGACGGTCAAGCCATTCGTGATAGCGGCAGCGCTGGATGGGGGCTATGCCCGGTTGAACGAGGAGATCGAAACGCACGGTTTTTATCGCGTCGGGCGAAACCTGGTTCGCGACATACATAATTACGGGACGCTGGATTTGACCCATGTGCTGAAAAAATCCAGCAATGTTGCGGTGAGTAAGATCGCTCTGCGCATGCCGCCGGAATATTTCTGGACGGTTTACCACAAGTTGGGATTTGGATCGGCAGCCGGAGTCGGATTCCCGGGCGAGGCCAGCGGCTCGCTGCAGGATTTTCAGCAATGGAACAGTTTTGAGCAGGCCACGATGTCGTTCGGTTACGGCCTGTCGACATCGCTGTTGCAGTTGGCCAGGGCGTATACCGCGTTGGCGGATGACGGAGTCGTCCATTCGGCGACCTTGCTGCCACGGGATGAGGATTACGAAGCGCGCAGGGTGTTCAGCGCGGCCACCGCGAAACGAGTCAGGGAAATGCTGGAGCATGTCATAAAAAAAGATGGCACCGCTTATCGAGCGAGAGTCGACGGTTACCGGGTGGCCGGTAAGACCGGTACGGTCAAGAAAGCCGCCGCCGGTGGTTATGCCGATAATCGGTATTTGTCAGTGTTCGTCGGTTTGGCGCCGGTCAGCGACCCGCGCTTTGTGATCGCGGTGATGGTGGATGAACCTAGTGCCGGAGGTTATTACGGCGGCCTGGTGGCGGCCCCGGTGTTCTCCAAGGTCATGGCGGGCGCGTTGCGAGTGTATGGCGTAGCGCCGGATCAGGAGGACACGATGCCGGTATTGTTGACACAGAGATGA
- a CDS encoding GGDEF domain-containing protein, translating to MIPWLRTAGTKPPGQITVFRHHPDIQYLYHQLDRRNRKRKKRTELYAQNLEEKAAERTRHLEQLTKLDLLTNLFNHRAMQGHLKRELLITKRRQNKLFIIYFDVDDFMTINDKEGHLQGDEFCIILPECDIPGSRKIC from the coding sequence ATGATACCCTGGCTTCGAACAGCCGGGACCAAGCCCCCTGGACAAATTACTGTATTTCGACACCACCCTGATATTCAATACCTATATCACCAGCTTGATCGGCGAAATCGAAAGCGAAAAAAACGTACCGAACTTTATGCGCAAAACCTGGAGGAAAAAGCTGCCGAAAGAACCCGACACCTAGAACAATTGACCAAACTCGATCTACTGACCAATTTATTCAATCATCGAGCCATGCAGGGACATCTGAAACGGGAATTACTGATTACCAAGAGGCGGCAAAACAAGCTCTTCATCATTTATTTCGATGTGGACGATTTCATGACCATTAATGACAAGGAGGGCCATTTGCAAGGCGATGAATTCTGCATTATCTTGCCGGAATGCGATATCCCAGGGAGCCGCAAAATTTGCTAG
- the rsmI gene encoding 16S rRNA (cytidine(1402)-2'-O)-methyltransferase translates to MPGKLYVVATPIGNLADFSHRAVEILQQADLIAAEDTRHVKLLLQHYGISNRVVSLHQHNEDKVAPMLVEKIQQREVIALVSDAGTPLVSDPGMPLVKLARDQGIEVSPVPGACALIAALSVSGLPVTRFLFEGFLPRTAGARKAFFEEKLQETATWVFYESSHRILASLEDMLAVLPPDREIVVARELTKLHETIVKDRLMNVVERVKADENMRKGEFVVIVEGAKPETKGEGISTEERRILRVLLGQCSIKTAVAMAVEITGQRKKLLYQAALEMGQER, encoded by the coding sequence ATGCCGGGTAAATTATATGTTGTCGCAACACCAATAGGTAATTTAGCAGATTTTAGCCACAGAGCTGTGGAAATTTTACAACAGGCCGATTTGATCGCGGCCGAAGATACACGTCACGTTAAATTATTGTTGCAGCATTACGGTATTTCAAATCGGGTCGTTTCTCTGCATCAGCATAATGAGGACAAAGTGGCGCCCATGCTTGTGGAAAAAATACAACAGAGAGAGGTCATTGCGCTGGTTTCGGATGCCGGTACGCCGTTGGTGAGCGACCCCGGTATGCCGCTGGTTAAGTTGGCGAGGGATCAGGGGATCGAGGTTTCACCCGTGCCGGGCGCTTGTGCCCTGATCGCGGCGTTGTCGGTATCGGGTTTACCGGTAACCCGGTTTCTTTTCGAAGGGTTTTTGCCGCGCACGGCAGGAGCCCGTAAGGCATTTTTTGAGGAAAAATTGCAGGAGACCGCGACCTGGGTTTTTTATGAGTCTAGTCATCGGATCTTGGCGTCGCTGGAGGATATGCTTGCTGTTCTGCCACCTGATCGTGAAATCGTGGTCGCCAGGGAGCTGACCAAATTACATGAAACCATCGTCAAGGATCGATTGATGAATGTCGTCGAGCGGGTCAAGGCCGACGAAAATATGCGCAAAGGGGAATTTGTCGTGATCGTCGAAGGCGCCAAACCGGAAACGAAGGGCGAAGGTATCAGTACGGAAGAGCGTAGAATTTTACGGGTATTGTTGGGCCAATGTTCGATCAAGACCGCCGTCGCAATGGCGGTGGAAATTACCGGGCAGCGAAAAAAACTTTTGTATCAGGCTGCGCTGGAAATGGGACAGGAACGCTAA